Genomic segment of Catenibacterium mitsuokai:
ATCTCTCAATTCTTTAACACGCCGCGAGCAAGAATTCCCCCACCTCTATAGGTGGCTGGATGAATTGCGGTAAACACGGCGTTTTGTTTTGCCTTTATTGTCAGCTAGTAGTATAATATATATGTAATCAGAAATAAATCGAAAAAAGGCCATAAATACTATGAAATTAGATAATAATAACCATTCAGTATTCTTACTGAATTATCAGCTTATAATATGCACTAAACATCGCAATAAGGTGATAGATGATGTGATCTCAAATCGTCTCAGGGAGATGTTTGAGAATCTATCTGTCAGATATAATATCTCATTGGATGAGTGGAATCACGATGCCGACCATGTTCATATCCTCTTTCGAGGACAGCCTAATTCAGAGATAAGCAAGTTCATCAACGCTTATAAATCTGCAAGCAGCAGGCTCATCAAGAAGGAGTTTCCAGAGATACGCAAATCCCTCTGGAAGGAGATGTTCTGGTCACCAAGTTTCTGTCTACTGACTACAGGTAATGCAACAGTAGACATCATCCACCAGTTCATACAATCCCAGGGAGGTAAGGATGGCAAACAAGGCAATAAGGTACAGACTGTATCCAAACGCTGATCAGAGAATTATGTTTGCAAAGACCTTCGGCTGCTGTCGTAAGGTCTATAATCTCATGCTTAACGATAAGATTGAAAGCTACAAGGAGACTGGCAAGTTTGTTGCTGTGACACCTGCCAAGTATAAGAAGGATTATCCCTTCCTTAAGGAAGTGGATAGTCTTGCACTTGCCAATGTTCAATTGAATCTGCAGGCTGCATTTAGAAATCATTTTGATAAGCTGCGTAAGAAGCAGACTGGATTTCCTAGATTCAAGTCTGCAAAGCGCAGTAGAAAATCATATACTACAAATAATCAGAAGGGTACTGTCGCTATCATTGGAAATAGTATAAAACTTCCTAAGATAGGAAGAGTGAAGGCAGTCATCCATAGACAGCCTGAGGCTGAATGGGTTATCAAGTCTGTTACGATATCCCAGGAAGGTGATGGCACATACTATGCTTCTGTATTATTCGAGTATGAGAAGAATGTCGTAAAGGTTAGAAAGTCTGATAATGCCATAGGTTTAGATTATGCCTCTAATGGGCTCTATGTAGACGATAAAGGCAATATCGGCAATAACCATAATTATTATCGTGAAAGCCAGAAGAAGCTTGCAAAGGCGCAGAGAAAGCTTTCACGTATGCAGGGTGCTAAGAAAGGTGAGAAGAAATCCAACAACTATCTTAAGCAGCTCCGCAAGGTGAACAAGATTCATAGACATATAGCCAACCAGAGACTTGACAAGCTACACAAGTTATCTACTGAGATCGCCAATCAGTATGATGTCGTATGTGTTGAAAGTCTTGATATGAAGGCTATGTCTAACAGGGGCTTTGGAAATGGCAAGGCTACTATGGACAATGGCTATGGATTATTCATAAACATGCTGGCCTATAAGCTTGATGATAGAGGGAAATATCTTGTCAATGTAGATAAGTGGTTTCCATCAAGTCAGATCTGTCACTGCTGTGGCAAAGTCCACAGAGAGATGAAGGATCTGCGCATCAGAACAATGAGCTGTGAATGTGGTCTTATAATGAGCAGAGATCAGAATGCAGCCATCAACATAAAGCTTGAAGGCTTACGTATACTGAAATCAGTATAAAACATATAGGCTAGGAATTAGCCGAATATAACGCTTGTAGACATCATTTAGTCCTGACAGTACCGTAAGGTTATCAGCCAGGCAGTGGTGGTTGAAGCAAGAAGCCCTGACTTCTAAGCGAAGCGTAAGTCGGGGTAGTTCACAAGTATCCTCTATAGGTGCTACTCTACCATTTCTAATATCCTCTTTAGACTTTTCAAGTAATTCCAATAACTCATTCATCTTTTATTCCCAATAAAGTTCTTTTTTAGGATATAATAGAAATATAAAGGAGATGGTACTGTTGAACTTTACTTTTTTAAAAAACAAAACAGAATTCCAGGATTTTGCTTCTACATGTATAGAAGCAGAAAAAGGATTAATGGTATCACCTGCTAACTGTGCAATACTTACAAGACGTGCATTAGAACAAGCAGTACATTACATGTATAAGAATGACATAGACTTACAGATGCCTTATAGAGATAATCTAAGTGCTTTAGTCAATGAATATACATTTAAACAAATTATTCCAACAGAAATCTATGAAGGAATTAGATACGTTATTACTTTAGGGAATTTTGCAGTACATACAAGTAGAAAAGTAAAAAGAGAAGAAGCAGTTCTTGCTTTAAATAATCTCTATAGACTTGTTAACTGGATGAACTATTCTTATGGAATAGACTATCAAGAACAATTACCTGAATTTGATCCTACTAAGTTACCAGATCAAACACATATGTTTGTGAATAAGGATCTTAAGGAACAGGTAAGAGATATTCTTAATAAACAGAAAGAAAAAGAAGAAAAACAAAAAGAAGAACTTGCTAGATTAGTTGCTGAAAATGAGGAATTAAGAAAACAAGGGGCAGCTAAGAGAAAAGAAGATAAAGCTGTTGAATATGTTGATGTGAATAAGATTCCTGAATGGAGGACAAGAAAACTCTATATTGATTTAATGTTGAAGGAAGCAGGATGGGATTTTGATACAAATGTAGAAGAAGAATATCCTGTTCATCATATGCCAACAGAATCTCAAGATGGCTTTGTAGATTATATATTACGTGGAAAAACAGGAAAGATCATTGCTGTTATAGAAGCGAAGAAAACAAGTGTAGATCCTCGTGTTGGACGTAACCAGGCAAAACTTTATGCAGACTGTATTGAACAAGAATATGGATTAAGACCTGTTATATTTTATACAAATGGTTTTGAAACATTTATCTGGGATGACATGATGTATCCTGACAGAAAGATTTCTTCCATCTTTTCGCAAGATGAAACACAGTTGCTCATAGATAGAAGAGATACTCGTAGAAGTATTTCTAAACCTGTTATACAGGATGCCATCACAAACCGTTATTACCAGAAAGAAGCCATTGTAAGAACTTGTGAAGATTTTGAAAAAGGAAGTCGTAAAGCATTACTTGTCATGGCAACAGGGAGTGGTAAAACACGTGTTGCGATTAGTTTAGTAGATGTACTGACTAAAGCAGATTGGGCAAAAAATATACTATTCCTTGCTGATCGTACTGCATTAGTGAATCAGGCAAAGAAGAACTTTGTAAACCTTCTTCCTTCCCTGACTACTTGTAATCTATGTGAAAACAAAGAAGACCCAGAAGTATCAAGAATGATCTTTAGTACATATCCTACAATGATGAATGCGATTGATGAAACAAGAAGTAAAGATGGTAATCGTTTATTCACCCCAGGACATTTTGATTTGATTATTCTTGATGAAAGCCATCGTAGTGTTTACAACAAATATAAAGATATATTTGATTACTTTGATGCATTACTTATAGGTTTAACAGCTACACCTAAAGATAGTATAGGAGCTAACACGTATTCTATATTTGATTTAGAAACAGGTGTCCCTACATATGCTTATGAATATGAAACAGCTGTCAAAGACAAATACTTAGTCAGCTACCATTCATATGAAACTAAAATGAAGTTCTTAGAAGAAGGTATTTACTATGATGATTTATCAGAAGAAGAGAAGAAGGAGTTTGAAGAACACTTCCCTGATGAAGATAAAATTACATCAAGTGATATGAATAAGTTTGTCTTTAATATTAATACTATTGATACTGTGATCAGAGATTTAATGGAACATGGTATTAAAATTGAAGGAGGAGATAAGATAGGAAAAAGCATCATCTTCGCTGCCAATCAAAATCATGCCAATAAAATTAAAGAGAGATTCGATATACTCTATCCTGAATATAAGGGGAAGATTGCTGAAGTGATTACATTTAATACAAAATTTGTACAAAATGCGATAGATCGATTCAGCAAAACAGACAGTTATCCCCAAATAGCTATCAGTGTAGATATGCTAGATACAGGAATAGACGTACCAGATATTGTGAATCTTGTGTTCTTTAAGAAAGTAAGAAGTAAAGCAAAATTCTGGCAGATGATTGGAAGAGGAACAAGACTAAGAAAAGACTTGTTTGGTCCAGGAGATGACAAGAAAGGATTCTTGATATTTGATTACCTAGGAAATATGGATTACTTCAGAGTAGACCAACGCCCTGAGAAATCAGGCATTATAGAATCACTCTCTCAGCGTATCTATAAGTTACGTGTTGATATTCTTTATGCACTCGAACAAAATGCATCCAATCAGGATTATGTAGATGAAATCAATAAACAGATCAAAGAGATGTCAGGTTATATTCAAGGACTTAATGAAGACAGTTTTAATGTAAAGCTTCATTTAAAATATGTACATCAATATAAAAATCCAGATAACTGGAATAATCTCAATGAGATGGATACACACTATATTAAAGATGAATTATCTTCTCTTGTTGTGATTCATGATGAAGATAAACGAGCAAAGTTTTTTGATAGACAGTTGTATATGATTGAAATGGCATATCTCAATCATTATGATGCAAGTCAGGTCATCAATAAGGTTATTATGATTACTGATGAATTGTATAAAAAACAAACTATACCTGATATTGCGGATAATGCGGAATATTTGAAATGTGCCAAAGATCCTGATTACTGGAAGACGGCCAACTATTTTGATCTAGAAGTACTACGTGAGAAAATTAGAAATCTAGTTAAATACTTAGATGTTGGCCCAAAGAGAGATCCTATAGATACACACTTTGAAGATGAAATCATTGAAACAAAGATGAATGATGCTTTCTATAATGATGAAGGATTAGAAAACTATAAAGAGAAAGTCCAGCATTATTTAAAAGCACATGAAGATGATGAGGCTATCTATAAGCTCAGACATAATCAAGTCATTACTCCAGA
This window contains:
- the tnpA gene encoding IS200/IS605 family transposase, translating into MKLDNNNHSVFLLNYQLIICTKHRNKVIDDVISNRLREMFENLSVRYNISLDEWNHDADHVHILFRGQPNSEISKFINAYKSASSRLIKKEFPEIRKSLWKEMFWSPSFCLLTTGNATVDIIHQFIQSQGGKDGKQGNKVQTVSKR
- a CDS encoding RNA-guided endonuclease TnpB family protein — translated: MANKAIRYRLYPNADQRIMFAKTFGCCRKVYNLMLNDKIESYKETGKFVAVTPAKYKKDYPFLKEVDSLALANVQLNLQAAFRNHFDKLRKKQTGFPRFKSAKRSRKSYTTNNQKGTVAIIGNSIKLPKIGRVKAVIHRQPEAEWVIKSVTISQEGDGTYYASVLFEYEKNVVKVRKSDNAIGLDYASNGLYVDDKGNIGNNHNYYRESQKKLAKAQRKLSRMQGAKKGEKKSNNYLKQLRKVNKIHRHIANQRLDKLHKLSTEIANQYDVVCVESLDMKAMSNRGFGNGKATMDNGYGLFINMLAYKLDDRGKYLVNVDKWFPSSQICHCCGKVHREMKDLRIRTMSCECGLIMSRDQNAAINIKLEGLRILKSV
- a CDS encoding DEAD/DEAH box helicase family protein, which gives rise to MVLLNFTFLKNKTEFQDFASTCIEAEKGLMVSPANCAILTRRALEQAVHYMYKNDIDLQMPYRDNLSALVNEYTFKQIIPTEIYEGIRYVITLGNFAVHTSRKVKREEAVLALNNLYRLVNWMNYSYGIDYQEQLPEFDPTKLPDQTHMFVNKDLKEQVRDILNKQKEKEEKQKEELARLVAENEELRKQGAAKRKEDKAVEYVDVNKIPEWRTRKLYIDLMLKEAGWDFDTNVEEEYPVHHMPTESQDGFVDYILRGKTGKIIAVIEAKKTSVDPRVGRNQAKLYADCIEQEYGLRPVIFYTNGFETFIWDDMMYPDRKISSIFSQDETQLLIDRRDTRRSISKPVIQDAITNRYYQKEAIVRTCEDFEKGSRKALLVMATGSGKTRVAISLVDVLTKADWAKNILFLADRTALVNQAKKNFVNLLPSLTTCNLCENKEDPEVSRMIFSTYPTMMNAIDETRSKDGNRLFTPGHFDLIILDESHRSVYNKYKDIFDYFDALLIGLTATPKDSIGANTYSIFDLETGVPTYAYEYETAVKDKYLVSYHSYETKMKFLEEGIYYDDLSEEEKKEFEEHFPDEDKITSSDMNKFVFNINTIDTVIRDLMEHGIKIEGGDKIGKSIIFAANQNHANKIKERFDILYPEYKGKIAEVITFNTKFVQNAIDRFSKTDSYPQIAISVDMLDTGIDVPDIVNLVFFKKVRSKAKFWQMIGRGTRLRKDLFGPGDDKKGFLIFDYLGNMDYFRVDQRPEKSGIIESLSQRIYKLRVDILYALEQNASNQDYVDEINKQIKEMSGYIQGLNEDSFNVKLHLKYVHQYKNPDNWNNLNEMDTHYIKDELSSLVVIHDEDKRAKFFDRQLYMIEMAYLNHYDASQVINKVIMITDELYKKQTIPDIADNAEYLKCAKDPDYWKTANYFDLEVLREKIRNLVKYLDVGPKRDPIDTHFEDEIIETKMNDAFYNDEGLENYKEKVQHYLKAHEDDEAIYKLRHNQVITPDEMKHLENLLWIDLGSKDDYRLHFGDTPITRLIRKIVGLDRQAAMAEFSRFLDDQSLNSRQIHFVELLVDYIVKNGFIEDKKVLLQDPFKSIGSMSALFKDKMNVAREILKTVDTFSERC